One stretch of Heterodontus francisci isolate sHetFra1 chromosome 22, sHetFra1.hap1, whole genome shotgun sequence DNA includes these proteins:
- the LOC137381528 gene encoding gastrula zinc finger protein XlCGF57.1-like: MWPNQSFIKVQHNFPAFAFKKGAPACSILLDSSILSGDIFGVGKSEDLLLVLLLDLAKNAMCWSRMCRDHVGGGGVTLAAGPYCMVLSVPRWLWRGSTLGTGGYLRTHKDTRTTEKPWKCGDCGKEFNYPSELEIHRRSHTGERPFTCSECGKGFTCSSNLLAHQRVHNGERPFTCSECGKGFTNLSNLLTHQRVHTGERPFTCSVCGKGFAQSSNLLTHQRVHTGERPFTCSVCGKRFTCSSALLKHKNVHSDKRPFKCSECEKAFKSRREVVSHQRAHTGKRPFTCTECGNRFTRSSDLLAHQRVHTGERPFTCTECGKGFARSSNLLMHHQVHTGERPFTCSVCGKGFTCSSNLVTHQRVHK; encoded by the exons atgtggccgaaccagagctttataaaggttcagcataacttccctgcttttgcattca agaaaggagccccagcctgctcaatcttgctggatagtagcatcctctctggtgacatcttt GGGGTGGGTAAGTCGGAGGATCTGCTCCTGGTCCTGCTGTTGGACCTGGCTAAAAATGCAATGTGTTGGTCCAGGATGTGCAGGGaccatgttgggggtgggggtgtcacTCTGGCTGCGGGCCCCTATTGCATGGTCTTGTCCGTGCCCAGGTGGCTCTGGAGAGGGAGCACGCTTGGCACTGGTGGGTACCTCAGG acacacaaggacacccgcaccaCGGAGaagccatggaaatgtggggactgtgggaaggaatTCAATTACCCGTCTGAGTTGGAAattcatcgacgcagtcacactggggagaggccgttcacctgctccgagtgtgggaagggattcacttgttcatCGAACCTGttggcacaccagcgagttcacaatggggaaaggccgttcacctgctctgagtgtgggaagggattcacgaatttatccaacctgctgacacaccagcgagttcacactggggagaggccgttcacctgctccgtgtgtgggaagggattcgctcagtcatccaacctgctgacacaccagcgagttcacactggagagaggccattcacctgctccgtgtgtgggaagagattcacttgtTCCTCCGCCCTGCTGAAACACAAGAATGTTCACAGTGATaaaagaccttttaaatgttcggaATGTGAGAAGGCCTTTAAAAGCAGACGTGAAGTGGTATCACACCAACGAGCTCACACTGGGAAGAGGCCGTTCacatgcactgagtgtgggaacagATTCACCCGTTCATCTGACTtgctggcacaccagcgagttcacactggggagaggccgtttacctgcaccgagtgtgggaagggatttgctcgtTCATCCAACCTACTGATGCACcaccaagttcacactggggagaggccgttcacttgctccgtgtgtgggaagggattcacttgttcatCCAACCtcgtgacacaccagcgagttcacaagtga
- the LOC137381527 gene encoding zinc finger protein 256-like encodes MLGYVLSTGRTDPPEVLAQCCTSINPPLGPANPSINPRQILVFQYTGCGKCFNQLHSLKKYRTIHSREKPYTCCVCGRGFNWSSNLEGQKDTRTTEKPWKCGDCGKGFNYPSELESHRRIHTGERPFICSVCGKEFIRSSNLLRHQQVHTDERPFKCLDCGKCYKSSVELMFHQNVHTDKRPFRCSRCGTGFRKSSNLAIHQRTHTGERPFTCSMCGKGFTQSCHLLRHMTIHSDKRAFKCSECEKTFNSRPEMVTHQRTHTGERPFTCTECGNRFTCSSTLLAHQRIHTDERPFKCSYCGTGFKRSPDLTVHQRIHTGERPFTCIECGKGFTCSSDLQKHQRIHTGERPFTCTECGKGFPCSSDLQKHRHVHTEERPFTCSVCGKGFTQSSSLLIHQRVHTGERPFTCSVCGKGFTQSSNLLTHQRIHSGERPFTCSVCGKRFTQSSNLLVHQRVHK; translated from the coding sequence agtgttccagtacaCTGGCTGTGGAAAGTGCTTTaatcagttacacagcctgaagaaATATCGCACCATTCACAGCagggagaaaccgtacacgtgttgtgtgtgtggacgaggcttcaattGGTCATCCAACCTGGAGGGACAGAAGGACACTCGCACAacagagaaaccatggaaatgtggggactgtgggaagggattcaattacccatctgaGCTGGAAAGTCATCGACGCATTCACACGggagagaggccgttcatctgctcagtgtgtgggaaggaattcaTTCGGTCATCCAACCTGCtcagacaccagcaagttcacactgacgAGCGACCTTTCAAATGCCTGGACTGTGGGAAGTGCTATAAAAGTTCTGTGGAACTGATGTTCCATCAGAATGTTCACACTGACAAGAGACCGTTCAGGTGCTCTCGCTGTGGGACGGGATTCAGGAAATCATCAAACCTCGCTATACACCAGCGcactcacaccggggagaggccattcacctgctccatgtgtggaaagggattcactcagtcatgccaCCTGCTGAGACACATGACCATCCACAGTGATAAGAGAGcttttaaatgttctgaatgtgagaagacCTTTAACAGCAGACCTGAAATGGTGACGcatcaacgcactcacactggggagaggccgttcacctgcactgagtgtgggaacagattcacctgttcatccaccctgctggcacaccagcgaattcacactgacgagagacctttCAAGTGCTCTTACTGCGGGACTGGGTTCAAGCGATCACCTGACCTCACTGTACATCagcgtattcacactggggagaggccattcacctgcattgagtgtgggaagggattcacctgTTCATCTGACCTGCAGAAACAccaacgaattcacactggggaaaggccattcacctgtactgagtgtgggaaaggattccccTGTTCATCCGACCTGCAGAAACACCGGcatgttcacactgaggagaggccattcacctgctctgtgtgtgggaagggattcactcagtcatccagcctgctgatacaccagcgcgttcacacgggggagaggccgttcacctgctcggtatgtgggaagggattcactcagtcatccaacctactgacacaccagcgcattcacagtggggagaggccgttcacctgctctgtgtgtgggaagagattcactcaatcGTCCAACCTACtggtacaccagcgagttcacaagtga